In one window of Arachis ipaensis cultivar K30076 chromosome B06, Araip1.1, whole genome shotgun sequence DNA:
- the LOC107645281 gene encoding uncharacterized protein LOC107645281 isoform X1 gives MVERRADLSLPMQRDCLIHYFKCLSMVEPLFTSISSDADPILFVWYDAFNPDHRDGVSSQRSAIQLEKAAVVFNLGAIYSQIAASCDRTTALGRHLAIEAFKVAANFFRRLWKVFAKHVVSATLDLTFLFAEFLHLLFSAQASELELHELLNKNDASYAFQQHRCALAFRSVYELYRRAYELMRTDSAARKHVDSFDQTWVTHVYQKVKFFEAEARQRHSSILPESEQPDVFSRVKSCALDHDAECVTEILVRRICKLSRRSKLGPSQVYIDLILSEYSPFKIMKDGKLVAYPWDMPPPYPTNSAILSSLMSSSYSDILAFLPLKKSEPLNLYESLRNYFVLKYSESVAKRVEGLLQMLHKLRNEMLRDDLSLPLRRDCLIRYLKYLCMIEPIFPMNASPNPPIFVWYNAINPQQHSSQHNIHLEKASVLFNLGALCTHIALSCDQGTIQGYRLAIDALNNAAHWFDQLSVFESLNASGTIDLSEPYIDRVVEQFSGLKLKFCGLQPCGSSLPGYIALTYFPRTSELLAYDPSDVTEQFLLGYCKAHYLLERVCEATCLDLLSEVHVLVSRKFLESIEKIVISQRPVCSPNGDFFLNLDLYLKEMLSKRE, from the exons ATGGTGGAGCGTAGAGCGGACCTCTCCCTTCCCATGCAACGTGACTGCCTCATCCACTACTTCAAATGCCTTTCCATGGTTGAGCCACTCTTCACCTCTATCTCTTCCGACGCCGACCCCATTCTCTTTGTCTGGTACGACGCCTTCAACCCTGACCATCGAGATGGGGTCTCCTCACAGCGCAGCGCCATCCAATTGGAGAAGGCCGCTGTTGTCTTCAACCTTGGAGCCATCTACAGCCAGATTGCTGCCTCTTGCGACCGTACCACCGCCCTTGGCCGTCACCTTGCAATCGAAGCCTTCAAAGTTGCCGCCAATTTCTTCCGCAGACTCTGGAAGGTTTTTGCCAAGCACGTGGTCTCCGCCACCCTCGATTTAACTTTCCTCTTCGCCGAGTTTCTGCACCTCCTCTTCTCCGCTCAGGCTTCCGAGCTCGAATTACACGAACTCCTCAACAAAAACGACGCCAGTTACGCTTTCCAACAACACCGATGTGCCCTAGCGTTTAGATCG gtTTATGAGCTTTATCGTAGAGCATATGAACTGATGCGTACTGATTCGGCTGCACGGAAACATGTCGACTCTTTTGACCAAACCTGGGTAACTCATGTTTACCAGAAGGTGAAATTCTTTGAGGCGGAGGCTCGTCAGAGGCATTCATCCATCCTACCCGAATCCGAGCAACCTGATGTATTCTCAAGGGTCAAATCTTGTGCTCTTGATCATGATGCAGAATGTGTCACTGAGATATTAGTTAGAAGGATTTGCAAGCTCTCGAGGAGATCCAAGCTAGGACCATCGCAAGTGTACATTGACCTCATCCTCTCCGAATACAGTCCTTTTAAGATTATGAAGGATGGAAAGCTGGTGGCTTACCCATGGGACATGCCTCCTCCTTATCCAACAAATTCGGCAATCCTCTCGTCTTTGATGTCTTCTTCGTATTCTGATATTCTTGCATTCCTTCCTTTGAAGAAGAGTGAGCCCTTGAATCTCTATGAGTCACTGCGCAATTACTTTGTCCTCAAATACTCTGAGAGCGTGGCAAAGAGAGTAGAAGGCCTTCTCCAAATGCTACACAAATTGCGCAATGAGATGCTGCGTGATGACCTTTCGCTACCCCTTCGCCGTGACTGCCTCATCCGTTATTTGAAATACCTTTGCATGATTGAGCCTATCTTCCCTATGAATGCCTCACCCAACCCACCTATCTTTGTTTGGTACAATGCCATCAACCCTCAACAGCACTCTTCTCAGCATAACATCCATTTGGAGAAGGCCTCTGTTCTCTTCAACCTGGGAGCCCTCTGCACCCACATTGCTCTCTCCTGTGATCAAGGCACCATCCAAGGCTATCGCCTTGCCATCGACGCCTTAAATAATGCTGCACATTGGTTCGATCAACTGTCGGTGTTTGAGTCTCTCAATGCATCTGGCACCATTGACTTGTCAGAACCATACATTGATAGGGTAGTAGAACAGTTTTCCGGCTTGAAATTGAAGTTTTGTGGTCTCCAACCTTGTGGATCATCATTACCTGGATATATT GCTTTAACTTATTTTCCGCGGACATCTGAGCTTTTAGCTTATGATCCCAGTGATGTCACTGAACAGTTTCTTTTAGGGTATTGTAAGGCTCACTACCTGCTTGAAAGGGTATGTGAAGCAACATGCTTGGACCTTCTCTCTGAG GTGCATGTTTTGGTGTCTAGGAAATTCCTTGAATCAATTGAGAAGATTGTTATTAGCCAACGTCCTGTGTG CAGCCCAAATGGGGATTTCTTCCTCAATCTAGATTTGTATCTGAAGGAAATGCTATCAAAACGAGAGTAA
- the LOC107645281 gene encoding uncharacterized protein LOC107645281 isoform X3 — protein MVERRADLSLPMQRDCLIHYFKCLSMVEPLFTSISSDADPILFVWYDAFNPDHRDGVSSQRSAIQLEKAAVVFNLGAIYSQIAASCDRTTALGRHLAIEAFKVAANFFRRLWKVFAKHVVSATLDLTFLFAEFLHLLFSAQASELELHELLNKNDASYAFQQHRCALAFRSVYELYRRAYELMRTDSAARKHVDSFDQTWVTHVYQKVKFFEAEARQRHSSILPESEQPDVFSRVKSCALDHDAECVTEILVRRICKLSRRSKLGPSQVYIDLILSEYSPFKIMKDGKLVAYPWDMPPPYPTNSAILSSLMSSSYSDILAFLPLKKSEPLNLYESLRNYFVLKYSESVAKRVEGLLQMLHKLRNEMLRDDLSLPLRRDCLIRYLKYLCMIEPIFPMNASPNPPIFVWYNAINPQQHSSQHNIHLEKASVLFNLGALCTHIALSCDQGTIQGYRLAIDALNNAAHWFDQLSVFESLNASGTIDLSEPYIDRVVEQFSGLKLKFCGLQPCGSSLPGYIALTYFPRTSELLAYDPSDVTEQFLLGYCKAHYLLERVCEATCLDLLSEVHVLVSRKFLESIEKIVISQRPV, from the exons ATGGTGGAGCGTAGAGCGGACCTCTCCCTTCCCATGCAACGTGACTGCCTCATCCACTACTTCAAATGCCTTTCCATGGTTGAGCCACTCTTCACCTCTATCTCTTCCGACGCCGACCCCATTCTCTTTGTCTGGTACGACGCCTTCAACCCTGACCATCGAGATGGGGTCTCCTCACAGCGCAGCGCCATCCAATTGGAGAAGGCCGCTGTTGTCTTCAACCTTGGAGCCATCTACAGCCAGATTGCTGCCTCTTGCGACCGTACCACCGCCCTTGGCCGTCACCTTGCAATCGAAGCCTTCAAAGTTGCCGCCAATTTCTTCCGCAGACTCTGGAAGGTTTTTGCCAAGCACGTGGTCTCCGCCACCCTCGATTTAACTTTCCTCTTCGCCGAGTTTCTGCACCTCCTCTTCTCCGCTCAGGCTTCCGAGCTCGAATTACACGAACTCCTCAACAAAAACGACGCCAGTTACGCTTTCCAACAACACCGATGTGCCCTAGCGTTTAGATCG gtTTATGAGCTTTATCGTAGAGCATATGAACTGATGCGTACTGATTCGGCTGCACGGAAACATGTCGACTCTTTTGACCAAACCTGGGTAACTCATGTTTACCAGAAGGTGAAATTCTTTGAGGCGGAGGCTCGTCAGAGGCATTCATCCATCCTACCCGAATCCGAGCAACCTGATGTATTCTCAAGGGTCAAATCTTGTGCTCTTGATCATGATGCAGAATGTGTCACTGAGATATTAGTTAGAAGGATTTGCAAGCTCTCGAGGAGATCCAAGCTAGGACCATCGCAAGTGTACATTGACCTCATCCTCTCCGAATACAGTCCTTTTAAGATTATGAAGGATGGAAAGCTGGTGGCTTACCCATGGGACATGCCTCCTCCTTATCCAACAAATTCGGCAATCCTCTCGTCTTTGATGTCTTCTTCGTATTCTGATATTCTTGCATTCCTTCCTTTGAAGAAGAGTGAGCCCTTGAATCTCTATGAGTCACTGCGCAATTACTTTGTCCTCAAATACTCTGAGAGCGTGGCAAAGAGAGTAGAAGGCCTTCTCCAAATGCTACACAAATTGCGCAATGAGATGCTGCGTGATGACCTTTCGCTACCCCTTCGCCGTGACTGCCTCATCCGTTATTTGAAATACCTTTGCATGATTGAGCCTATCTTCCCTATGAATGCCTCACCCAACCCACCTATCTTTGTTTGGTACAATGCCATCAACCCTCAACAGCACTCTTCTCAGCATAACATCCATTTGGAGAAGGCCTCTGTTCTCTTCAACCTGGGAGCCCTCTGCACCCACATTGCTCTCTCCTGTGATCAAGGCACCATCCAAGGCTATCGCCTTGCCATCGACGCCTTAAATAATGCTGCACATTGGTTCGATCAACTGTCGGTGTTTGAGTCTCTCAATGCATCTGGCACCATTGACTTGTCAGAACCATACATTGATAGGGTAGTAGAACAGTTTTCCGGCTTGAAATTGAAGTTTTGTGGTCTCCAACCTTGTGGATCATCATTACCTGGATATATT GCTTTAACTTATTTTCCGCGGACATCTGAGCTTTTAGCTTATGATCCCAGTGATGTCACTGAACAGTTTCTTTTAGGGTATTGTAAGGCTCACTACCTGCTTGAAAGGGTATGTGAAGCAACATGCTTGGACCTTCTCTCTGAG GTGCATGTTTTGGTGTCTAGGAAATTCCTTGAATCAATTGAGAAGATTGTTATTAGCCAACGTCCTGTGTG A
- the LOC107645281 gene encoding uncharacterized protein LOC107645281 isoform X2, whose amino-acid sequence MVERRADLSLPMQRDCLIHYFKCLSMVEPLFTSISSDADPILFVWYDAFNPDHRDGVSSQRSAIQLEKAAVVFNLGAIYSQIAASCDRTTALGRHLAIEAFKVAANFFRRLWKVFAKHVVSATLDLTFLFAEFLHLLFSAQASELELHELLNKNDASYAFQQHRCALAFRSVYELYRRAYELMRTDSAARKHVDSFDQTWVTHVYQKVKFFEAEARQRHSSILPESEQPDVFSRVKSCALDHDAECVTEILVRRICKLSRRSKLGPSQVYIDLILSEYSPFKIMKDGKLVAYPWDMPPPYPTNSAILSSLMSSSYSDILAFLPLKKSEPLNLYESLRNYFVLKYSESVAKRVEGLLQMLHKLRNEMLRDDLSLPLRRDCLIRYLKYLCMIEPIFPMNASPNPPIFVWYNAINPQQHSSQHNIHLEKASVLFNLGALCTHIALSCDQGTIQGYRLAIDALNNAAHWFDQLSVFESLNASGTIDLSEPYIDRVVEQFSGLKLKFCGLQPCGSSLPGYIALTYFPRTSELLAYDPSDVTEQFLLGYCKAHYLLERVCEATCLDLLSEVHVLVSRKFLESIEKIVISQRPVCPNGDFFLNLDLYLKEMLSKRE is encoded by the exons ATGGTGGAGCGTAGAGCGGACCTCTCCCTTCCCATGCAACGTGACTGCCTCATCCACTACTTCAAATGCCTTTCCATGGTTGAGCCACTCTTCACCTCTATCTCTTCCGACGCCGACCCCATTCTCTTTGTCTGGTACGACGCCTTCAACCCTGACCATCGAGATGGGGTCTCCTCACAGCGCAGCGCCATCCAATTGGAGAAGGCCGCTGTTGTCTTCAACCTTGGAGCCATCTACAGCCAGATTGCTGCCTCTTGCGACCGTACCACCGCCCTTGGCCGTCACCTTGCAATCGAAGCCTTCAAAGTTGCCGCCAATTTCTTCCGCAGACTCTGGAAGGTTTTTGCCAAGCACGTGGTCTCCGCCACCCTCGATTTAACTTTCCTCTTCGCCGAGTTTCTGCACCTCCTCTTCTCCGCTCAGGCTTCCGAGCTCGAATTACACGAACTCCTCAACAAAAACGACGCCAGTTACGCTTTCCAACAACACCGATGTGCCCTAGCGTTTAGATCG gtTTATGAGCTTTATCGTAGAGCATATGAACTGATGCGTACTGATTCGGCTGCACGGAAACATGTCGACTCTTTTGACCAAACCTGGGTAACTCATGTTTACCAGAAGGTGAAATTCTTTGAGGCGGAGGCTCGTCAGAGGCATTCATCCATCCTACCCGAATCCGAGCAACCTGATGTATTCTCAAGGGTCAAATCTTGTGCTCTTGATCATGATGCAGAATGTGTCACTGAGATATTAGTTAGAAGGATTTGCAAGCTCTCGAGGAGATCCAAGCTAGGACCATCGCAAGTGTACATTGACCTCATCCTCTCCGAATACAGTCCTTTTAAGATTATGAAGGATGGAAAGCTGGTGGCTTACCCATGGGACATGCCTCCTCCTTATCCAACAAATTCGGCAATCCTCTCGTCTTTGATGTCTTCTTCGTATTCTGATATTCTTGCATTCCTTCCTTTGAAGAAGAGTGAGCCCTTGAATCTCTATGAGTCACTGCGCAATTACTTTGTCCTCAAATACTCTGAGAGCGTGGCAAAGAGAGTAGAAGGCCTTCTCCAAATGCTACACAAATTGCGCAATGAGATGCTGCGTGATGACCTTTCGCTACCCCTTCGCCGTGACTGCCTCATCCGTTATTTGAAATACCTTTGCATGATTGAGCCTATCTTCCCTATGAATGCCTCACCCAACCCACCTATCTTTGTTTGGTACAATGCCATCAACCCTCAACAGCACTCTTCTCAGCATAACATCCATTTGGAGAAGGCCTCTGTTCTCTTCAACCTGGGAGCCCTCTGCACCCACATTGCTCTCTCCTGTGATCAAGGCACCATCCAAGGCTATCGCCTTGCCATCGACGCCTTAAATAATGCTGCACATTGGTTCGATCAACTGTCGGTGTTTGAGTCTCTCAATGCATCTGGCACCATTGACTTGTCAGAACCATACATTGATAGGGTAGTAGAACAGTTTTCCGGCTTGAAATTGAAGTTTTGTGGTCTCCAACCTTGTGGATCATCATTACCTGGATATATT GCTTTAACTTATTTTCCGCGGACATCTGAGCTTTTAGCTTATGATCCCAGTGATGTCACTGAACAGTTTCTTTTAGGGTATTGTAAGGCTCACTACCTGCTTGAAAGGGTATGTGAAGCAACATGCTTGGACCTTCTCTCTGAG GTGCATGTTTTGGTGTCTAGGAAATTCCTTGAATCAATTGAGAAGATTGTTATTAGCCAACGTCCTGTGTG CCCAAATGGGGATTTCTTCCTCAATCTAGATTTGTATCTGAAGGAAATGCTATCAAAACGAGAGTAA